DNA from Aggregatimonas sangjinii:
ATGTTACCTTTTTGTTGTACGAAATGATTACCGGCAGAAAGCCGAGCGATAAATTTTTGGAATATGCGCAGATGACCGGATTTTTTATCCTGATCGCATTGCTGTTGTTCGCCAATGGGAACGACGTGTACAAATGGCTCTTTAAGTGAGAGCCCTTTAAACCATAGCTTAGGCTATGCTTAAATATTTTGCCTAAAAGGTCAAAAAAATGACCTGTAATAATTCTAATCACAAAAACTTAAACAGGCTCTAAAAAACGACTTGCTTTTTGTTTGTCGGATTTTAAAAAACAATTATATTTGCACCCTCCTTTGCGACACTATGTGCCGCTTCGGCGGGCAGGCCCGCTGAAAAAGGTTTTAAATAACTACCATCAGGGTTAGTTTGAACCTAATTGGGTACAAAAATAAAGGTTGGCAATCCTTATAAAATTGCAGGAAAAACATTTTCCTCCTTAGTTCAGTTGGTTAGAGCATCTGACTGTTAATCAGAGCCCCGATAGCTATCGGGGTTGGTTCGAGCCCAAGAGGGGAGCAAGATACGGAGGTTGGCAATCCTTTTAAAATTGCGAGGAAGACATTTTCCTCCTTAGCTCAGTTGGTTAGAGCATCTGACTGTTAATCAGAGGGTCCTTGGTTCGAGCCCAAGAGGGGGAGCAAAAAGACTACACTTAGGTGTGGTCTTTTCTGTTTTATCATATACTCCGATGCACTACATCTACATCTTGTATTCAATAGAACTGAACCGCTTCTATACCGGTCAGACATCCAATGTCGAAATCAGGAAGGACTTTCACGACCAAGCACCACCAAATAAGTTCACCGCACAGGCCAAGGATTGGGAATTATTTCATGAAATAGCGTGTCAAACCAAAGAACAGGCATTGAAAATAGAGATGCATATCAAACGGATGAAGTCCAGTACCTATATCAAAAATTTGAAAAAATATCCCGAAATAACCGAAAAACTACTTGAAAGATATAAAAGGTAATCTGAGCCCCGATACAATAGGGAAAGAGTGGAGCATTAGAGAAAGACCGTTCAAGAAATTGGACGGTTTTTTTATTAGAAAATTGTCGTGGGCGAGAAGTTCATCCTGAGCGCAGTCGAAGGAAGCCCAAGAGGGGGGCGTTCAAAGCCGGTCGGTAGATTGGCTTTTTCTGTAGGAAAAAAATGAATCCGATAGTTTAGAGGCGGTTGCAGTGAATTAATATCACGATAGTTTAGTGAAACGATTCACCGAACAATAAATTCCTTTGAGCGAAGGTAAAAGAACCGATTCGTTGCCTAAAATTGTGGGAAAAGATACCGTTAAAAATCTTGGGGAATATGTTTCATTCCAACACCCCATCGTGAAGAATTTGAGTTCCGCGCTGCCATCCATTTAACCGAAATGCATATTTCGCATTGCAAGCTGCTTTAAAATTGATGATAGCGGAAAGCATATTAGTCAAAAGAACTTTTTTTGACTCTAGGACATTACTAATCAAGGCTGGCGTTAAGAAGACCATCGCACTACATTTACTTTATAAAAAGTAACCTGGTAGCAATTTTTTGCATCGCACAGGCAATTAATCGTGCTTGAAATCCAATAATTTTGGGGAATTCGATAGCTAAAAAACATTTTGGTTCTTAAGGTGTCGATTTTAGCTCAAATAATTCTG
Protein-coding regions in this window:
- a CDS encoding GIY-YIG nuclease family protein yields the protein MHYIYILYSIELNRFYTGQTSNVEIRKDFHDQAPPNKFTAQAKDWELFHEIACQTKEQALKIEMHIKRMKSSTYIKNLKKYPEITEKLLERYKR